Below is a window of Theropithecus gelada isolate Dixy chromosome 15, Tgel_1.0, whole genome shotgun sequence DNA.
aaattaggccaggcgcagtggctcacacccgtaatcccagcactttgggaggccgaggtgggtgaatcacgaggtcaggagatcaagaccatcctggctcacatggtgaaaccccgtctctactaaaaatacaaaaattaactgagtgtgatgatgtgtgcctgtagtcccagctactcaggaggctgaggcaggagaattgcttgaacctgggaggtggaggttgtattgagccaagatcacactccagcccagtgacagagcaagaccctgtctcaaaaaaagaaaagagaaaaatacaaaaattagctgggtgtggtggcgtgcgcctgtaatcccagctactcaggaggctgaggcatgagaattgcttgaacccaggaggcggaggttgtagtgagccaacattgcatcactgcattccagcctgggtgacagagcaagaccctgtctcaaaaaaagaaaacaaatcacactcttcgccaggtgcagtggcacatgcctgtaatcccaactctttgggaggccaaggcaggaggtttgtttgaggccaggagttcaagatcagcctgggcaacatagcaagaccctttctcaaaaacaaacacaagaataAAAATCACACTCTTTAAAGTGGggaaaaagggccgggcgcggtggctcaagcctgtaatcccagcactttgggaggccgagacgggtggatcacgaggtcaggagatcaagaccatcctggctaacacggtgaaaccccgtctctactaaaaaatacaaaaaaaaaactagccgggcgaggtggcaggcgcctgtagtcctggctactcgggaggctgaggcaggagaatggcgggaacccgggaggcggagcttgcagtgagctgagatcgggccacagcactccagcctgggtgacagagcgagactccgtctcaaaaaaaaaaataaaaataaaaataaaaataaagtggggaAAAAGGTTAAAAGTGGGGATAGGAAAACCCGCAGTGTCATCTGTTGACTCACTCACCACCTGAAGAAAACCACCAGTCAGCATATTTGTCTGTTTCATCCCATTTTTCTTCTAGGCACAGACTTGGGGATTTGTATCTGATGATGGCGATTGATATAAGTCCCAGGCTGtaccttgtttctttttcactgaaTAGAATGGCTTGATCGTTTACCATAGGATTTCATCATCTGtgttaagattatttttaataactgtttAATATTGCACCAGAGGGCTATGCCTTTGTTTATCTAAACCTTCTTAGCTGTTtggctctttcctttttttttttttttttttgcttttttctttcttttgcttttttttattttttgttttgttttgttttgggtttttttgtttttgttttttttttttttgctgttttaagtAACCCTGGGATGAATATGATATTTGAGAGTGTTTTCTCACTGAGTCAGGGGGGATGGATGTTTTATGGCTCTTGATAagtattgccaaattgctttcctaAAGGACTGGACCAGTTTGCAATGCCACCAGCCACGTATGACACTGCCGGTCTCACCATGCCCACGGCAACACTGGGTATTATatgctttttttatatatatataaacgtatatatacatataattaagtTGGTTGGCAAAAAGAAGCTATGTCATGAATGTTTTAATTGACATTTCTTGGAGTGCTAGTGCAgttgaacattttatatttgtctgttgaacattttgtttctttttgtgactTGTCCatgtcctttgttcatttttcttttaggttGTTTCATCTTTTGTCTTACTGTTTTTAAGAGCTGGTTGGCTCtctgcatatatgtatatatgtatttgtttcaaGTTAATGttaattgaacatttactatgtaccaggcacatTTGTATATTTCACTGAATCCTCATAAAACATTGTGAGGCAGGTgcaattattatccccattttacagatcagggaAATCAGGCTAAGCAGGGGGAACtgatttgttcaaggtcacagagctcgTACTGTAGagtctggatttgaacccagcacTCACAGCACAGCTGACCCATGCTTTAAGCTTTAACCACTGTGCTTCCCATCCCAGCACTGGGGCAAGAGTTCCAACTGCCTTTCATCCCTTAAATACTTCCCAAGCTCTGGGCCTCCCCTGAGGTGCAGAGCTGAGTTAGATGATGTGAAGCAGAAAGCAGACAAGGAgttggatgtggtgactcacatctgtaatcccggaactttgggaggccgaggtgggcggatcaccgtgaggtcaggagtttgagaccagccggccaacatggtgaaatcctgtctctactaaaaatccaaaaattagccaggcatggtggtgggtgtctatagtcccagctacttgggaggctgaggcaggagaatcacatgaacctgggaggtggaggttgcagtgagccaagatcgcaccactgcactccagactggacaatagagcaagaatccctctcaaaaacaaaacaaaacaaaaaaagcagacaaGGAAAGTATGTAGCTCGTCCTAGAACTGGAAGCTGGGGCCTTTGGGGACACAGTCTGCGAAGGTCTCTTGGGGGAGAGACACCTATAGGGAGGTCTGAAGGGTGAATGGGAGTCAGCGGGTATAAcagcccaggcagagggaatagcacattcaaaggccctgaggcaggatgTCTGAAGGACTGCACAGGGACATGTGACTGCAATATAGTGGGGACATGTGGGGAGAATGGCAAGAAAGGAGACTGGAAAGGTGGGAAGGGCCAGACCATGCAGTGAGGAATGGCCTTTGCTGCCCAGCAGCAGGGAGCTATGGAAGTGTTTGGGCAGAAGGGAGAGATGAACTTAGAATATGGTTTGAGAAAGATGACTGACTGCCGCCATCCTGTGCAAAAGCTGTGGCTGGAATTCAAGCAAAGGATCAAGCGGTtttgggaggaggcagggagtgggagtggggatggAGCAGGAAAATCAGATTGGGAAGAGGCATAGGAGACAGAGTTGATAGGATCTGGGGATGGCTTGCATGGGAtagggcagagagagggaggaatgaGGAAGACCCCAGAATCCTGGCTGGGGCAGTAGGTGGATGGCGGTGCCCCTCATAGAGACCCTGGGCAAGCTGCACCTCCACTCTGTCTCTGTTTTGTCATCGGGAGAAGTAACACCCACCCTGATACCTGCTGGGCCGAGGGACTGAGGCAGTGTGAGGAAcgggcttagcacagtgcctggctcatagttGCTGCTGATAAAGGGTAGctggtgggggtaggggtgggtgTCCTGTTATCCCAGGGACCAGCCCTCCTGCTGATTCTCCCTGTGGGCTGTGCTAAGTCTCTCACCTACTCTATGGCAGACTCTAAAGCTTGCCTGAGGGTGAGCAGGGTTTTGGGGAATGCTAAAGGCAGCACCCCCACCCCTAGCTGGGGCAGAAAGCCTCCTTCACCACCAGTTGCCCAAGGTGAGACTGAGCCTGAGCTCTAGTCTCTTCCCTTCAGCTGCCCTTGGGTGGGAAGGTCCCTTTCAATTATCTGGGATGTTCCCATGATGCTCTGGGGCACTGACACCTGACCCTCCCTTCTGCTACCTGACCACAGTGTGACCCCTCTTCTCCTCACTTCTTGCCTGCAGGTAACCTCCGAGGCTACGGCATGGCATCCCCAGGCCTCGCAGCCCCCAGCCTGACAACCCCCAGCCTCACACCCCCCCAACTGGCCACTCCAAATTTGCAACAGTTCTTTCCCCAGGCCACTCGCCAGTCCTTGCTGGGACCTCCTCCTGTTGGGGTCCCCATGAACCCCTCCCAGTTCAACCTTTCAGGACGGAACCCCCAGAAACAGGCCCGGACCTCCTCCTCTACCACCCCCAATCGAAAGGTGAGTGATGGCTGGGGTGGGTCAGGTGGGGATGGGAGTGGGCGGGAGGGGACCCTGGGTGTCAGCCCCAGTGCCATCCGCTCTGGCTCAGCCTGGGCCTTCGAACAGGTCACACCccctttatgcctcagtttcctctctctGGCTCAGCCTGGGCCTTCGAACAGGTCACACTccctttatgcctcagtttcctcatctgtaaaatgagggggcAGGAATGGACTTGTTTAGTGTTTCCCAAACTTCAAAGATTCTTGTATCACTGAAGGGATTTTTGCCATGCACAAATGCTACCATTTActtaatgtttctctttttgagataaagtttcgctcttgttgcccaggctgaagtacaatggtgggatcttggctcactgaaacctccgtttcccaggttcaagcgattctcctgcctcagcctcccgagtagctgggattataggcatgtgccacccgagtagccgggattacaggcatgcgccaccacgcccggctaattttgtgtttttagtagagatggggtttctccatgttggtcaggctggtctcaaactcctgacctcaggtgatcctcccacctcagcctcccgaagtgctgggattacaggcgtgagccactgtgcccagcttaatgtttcttttaaaattatcagtgtggctgggcctggggtctcatgcctataatcccagcactctaggaggacgtggtgggtggatcacctgaggtcagaggtttgaaaccagcctggctaatatggcgaaaccccttctatactaaaattacaaaaatgtcgccgggcatggtggtgcacgcctgtaatcctgactactcaggaggcggaggcagaagaattgcttgaacccaggaggtggaggttgcagtgagccaagattgtaccactgcactccagcctggtgaacaagagtgaaactctgtctcaaaaaattaataattaaaaataaaattatcggggcatgatggtgcatgcctgtaatgccagggacttgggaggctgaggtgggaggtttgcttgaggccaggagttagaggctgcagtgaattacgATCATACtgctgtactccaacctgggtgacaaagtgagaccctgtttcaaaagaaaaaaaaataataataataattcagcaCTGCtcagtagaaataaaatacaagccatatatgtaatttaaaattttctggtatCCACCttataaagcaaaaaagaaatgggCTAAATTAATATTACTAACTTATTTAACCCAATCCCATGTGAAACTATTATTTCGACCTgtcatcaatataaaaaataagactttttacattccttttttaaaaactacgaaatcttcacaatctgGTGTGTTTCTGATACTGACCTCTCAATTCAGCCCGGCCAGTTTCAACTGCTCTCCCGAGGCTGTGGGGCGACTGTGTGGGAGAGCATGGCTTTGAAACGAGTGAACTTCCTTTCTGTTACATTTGTTTTGAAAGGAAACATATCGTAACCTGACATTCTAAAAACTATCTAAGTTAATTGCCATTCACAGAAGTATAAGaaattgctgggtgcagtggctcacgcctgtaatcccaacactttgggaggctgaggagggcagatcgtttgaggtcaggagttcgagaccagcctggccaacatggtgaaaccccgtctctactaaaaacacaaaaattagctgggccctagtggcgggtgcctgtaatcccagctactcaggaaggctgaggtaggagaatgaatcgcttgaacctggaagacaggctgcagtcagccgagatcatgcactgcagcctgggcaacagagtgagactccgtctcagacaaacaaagaaacaaacaaacaataggaAATGTAACTGGGGTAGAACAATGCTATAAAATCCTAAGCTATGTGCTGTTGCCGGGGCTATAGTTTCCAGCCCGCAGCCCCCTGGCTCCTTATGTGTTTGAGAGGTGTTTACCTTTTTCCTGGCATAAGCAGGAGATCTGCAAAGGGCTCACCTCCTCCCTAGACTGTCCTGTCCCTGAAGGTCCCCGCAGCTCCTCCCTCACACACTGCTCCTGGGTGCATTCCAGGGCAGGGGCAACGCCACTTCTGGAGGTGATGCCTTTTCCTCCAGCGAGCGGCCCCGCCTCCAACCTTATCACAGATCTGGTCTAGTGTCTAACCTGTCCTGCCCTCATTTTTTCACGTATGGAAAAACCCAGGCTCAGAGATTGGGGTGGGGTTGGTCCTGAGTCTCACAGCTGTCGAGGTGGACCCAGAGCCCAGGCCTCCTGACTCTCAGGCTGGTGCCTGTGTCGTGCAGGGTGACAGCTGGGTAGTTTCTGAAGGGCAGAATCCTGATATGTCCAGACTGCCATTCCCTGCTCAGTGCTCATTCCTTGGGCTtagcaggagggaaggagggagggagggaggctgcaggCTTCTGGTGGCCTCCTGGGGTGCCCTGGAACTGGCCAGAGAGAGCTGTGTGTTCATTTAGCAGACATCTGGAAGTCCCTGCAGGGGACTCCCTGGTGCAGATGACGTATCTGGCCTGGCCCTCCCTGAGGTCTTGGACAGGAATGGGGAGGGCGGTGAGAGATATTAATGCAAATAATGCTCCAACCAATTAATTAAGACTGTGGAGGCCGGGTGTGACAACTCGTGCTAGCACtatggaaggccaaggcaggaggatcacttgagcccaggagttcgagaccagcctgggaaacacagtgactctatgaaagaagaagaagaaaaaaaagaatacagaaatgcCACGAAAAGGAAGTGGGTTCTGAACCCATTCTGGAGTCAGGAGGGCTTCCTGCGAGAGGCTCTAAGTGAAAGCCTGGGGTCAGGGACGGGCCTGGGGCTTGACCAGAGAGAAGGCCAAGGGAGATAAGCAGAGAGGGCTGGTTGCCGGGGCATGGCCAGGGCAGGGAGTGTGCAGAGGCCAGGTTGTGCAGGGAAGGGGTGGGTGTGCAGAGGGTTTTCAGGCTTGGCGTAGGGCATGCACCAGGGCTGCGGGAAGCCATGGGAGGGCTTTAAGCCTGAAAGAAGATACATGATCAGGTTTGCATTTAAGAAGGACCCcattgggccaggtgcggtggctcatgcctgtaatcccagcactttgggaggccgaggcgggcagatcatctgaggtcaggagtttgagaccagcctggccaacatggtgaatccccaactctactaaaaatacaaaaattaggcaggtgtggtggcgtgcacccgtaatcccagctacttgggaggctaaggcaggagaatcgcttgaacccaggaggcggaggttgcaggattgtgctattgcattccagcctgggccacaagagtgaaactctgtctcaaaaaaaaaaaaaaaaaaaaaaaagaaggacccCACTGGTTACTTCGTGGAAAACTGGGTGGGAAGTCAGGTCAGGAGGTAGCACCGTGGCCAGGAGAAGGCTTCGTGTCCTCCAAACCTGGGTTTATTTAACAGACAACTAGGTAGAGTCCCCTAGACACCATTGCCGGGACATTTTTACTAAGATCATCCACTCGGCAGCTCTGGGGCCAGGCCCACCAGAGGTCCTTGGGGCCTATCATCCTCTGGAGGATGGGGTCAGCTGCCCTTGGGCAAGGGGGTACTGATGGGGCGGGTATCGGATGTCAACATAATTTCTGAAAGGAAGCAGGATTCTTCTTCTCAGACAATGCCTGTGGAAGACAAGTCAGACCCCCCAGAGGGGTCTGAGGAAGCCGCAGAGCCCGGGATGGACACACCagaaggtgagggagggaggctgcTGGCCCTTCAGAGGGACATGGATGGGGCGGGGCCGGTGGGCGGGTCAGCAGGTGATAGAGGCAAGTGTGGGAGGCTGGGGTTCTTGGTGGGAAGGTGGGAAGCCCAGGCCCTATCTCATGGAGGTCAGAGATGCTCTCCCCAACATCTGAGTTCCCTCGCTCATGCCTCCATTCCAGACCAAGATTTACCACCCTGCCCAGAGGACATCGGCAAGGAAAAATGCACCGTAGCACCTGAGCCTGAGCCTTGCGAGGTGTCCGAGCCGCCAGCCAAGAGGTTGAGGAGGTAACTGATGCTGAAGACCTGACCTGGGCCTGGGTGCCCTGCAAAGGCAGGGGTGGCAGTGGTAGTGGCAGAGGGGGTTCCCCAGCCTGTTAGTGGTAGAGCCAGCATTAGAAGCTGAGTCTTGGGCTgcgtgcggtagctcacacctgtaatcccagcactttgggaggctgaggtgggtggatcacctgcagtcgggagtttgagaccagcctgaccaacatggagaaaccccttctctactaaaaatacaaaattagggccgggcgcggtggctcaagcctgtaatcccagcactttgggaggccgagacgggcggatcacgaggtcgggagatcgagaccatcctggctaacacggtgaaaccccgtctctactaaaaaaatacaaaaaactagccgggcgaggtggcgggcgcctgtagtcccagctactcgggaggctgaggcaggagaatggcgtgaacccgggaggcggagcttgcagtgaaccgagatccggccactgcactccagcctgggccacagagtgagactccgtctcaaaaaaaaaaaaaaaaaaatacaaaattagccgggtgtggtggtgcatacctgtaatcccagctactcaggaggctgaggcaggagaattgcttgaacccaggaggcagaggttgcaataaaccaagatcgtgccattgtactcccgcctgggcaacaagagctaaactctatctcagaaaaaaaaaaaaaaaacaaataacaacaacaacaaaaacaaaaaagaaacagtcttgggctgggcatggtggctcatacctgtaatcccaggtttcaccacattggttaggctggtctcgaactcctgacctcaaatgatccacctgcctcagcctcccaaaatgctgggattacagatgggagccaccaTGCTCCGCCTAGTTTTGGCCTTCCTTGGGAGCCCCTGGGGCCTCTTTGAAGACATGACTGGGATTTTCTTTTGATCCTTCCTAGCTCAGAAGAACCCACAGAGAAGGAACCTCCAGGGCAGCTACAGGCGAAGGCCCAGCCACAGGCCCGGATGACAGTACCGAAACAGACACAGACACCAGACCTGCTGCCTGAGCCCCTGGAAGCCCAAGTGCTGCCACGATTCCAGCCACGGGTCCTGCAGATCCAGGCCCAGGTGCAGTCACAGACTCAGCCACGGATACCACCCACAGACGCCCAGGTGCAGCCAAAGCTGCAGAAGCAGGCACAAACACAGACCTCTCCCGAGCACTTAGTGCTGCAACAGAAGCAGGTGCAGCCACAGCtgcagcaggaggcagagctaCAGAAGCAGATGCAGCCACAGGTACAGCCACAGGCACATTCACAGGCCCCAAGGCAGGTGCAGCtgcagcaggaggcagagctgcagaAGCGGCTGCAGCCCCAGGCACGTTCACAGCCCCCAAGGCAGGTGCACCTGCAGCTGCAGAAGCAGGCCCAGACACAGACATATCCACAGGTCCACACACAAGCACAGCCAAGGGTCCAGCCGCAGGAGCAGCCTCCAGTGCAAGTGCCAGTACAGCCACCAGAGCAAACCCATGAGCAGCCTCAGACCCAGCCACAGGTGTCGGTGCTGGCTCCAGAGCAAACACCGGTTGTGGTTCATGTCTGCGGGTTGGAGATGCCACCTGATGCAGTAGAAGCTGGTGGAGGTAAGTGAGCACTGGCTTCCAGCTGGTCTGGTGACGGGACAGCTCTGCCCAGACCCTTCATTCCTCCCCTGACTGGGTGCTGCCTGGGACTGATGGCTAGGCCCGGAACCCAGGTCCAGGGTCATCCATGCTGGGGGCCTCAAGGTTCTGGCTGCGGACGGAGAAAGCAGCTCTTGGGCCTGGGGTGGGAGATGCACTCTGGGAAACAGAGCACATCTGTCATTTCAGGCATGGAAAAGACCTTGCCGGAGCCTGTGGGCACCCAAGTCAGCATGGAAGAGATCCAGAAGGAGTCGGCCAGTGGCCTAGATGTGGGAGAATGTGAAAACAGAGCGAGAGAGATGCCAGGGGTGGGTAGAGGCCCTGATGTGGCAGTGTGAgggccacagagcccagcagggTGGGATGGCCTCTTTCTGCCCCAGGCCACCTCAGGGCCTCCTTGTGTTTCCCCCGCTGTGAAATGGGATGACAGCCCTCTGCCTAGGATGGGGGGACAGACCAGGCTGGGCTTGACAGTGGTCTGCATGGGACCTTCTTGCTGTTGTGCTGTCTTCACATCCATCCCTTCCAGCCTGCCCGTCCCCAAGCAAGAGCCCCAGTCTTGCATGGGTAATGTTGCCCTCATGGAGAGAGCACAGAGTGGAAGCCTCTCTGTGGGGTTTGGGTCCCAGCTCTGCATAACTGTGGGCAAACCCTTTCCCTTCTATgagtctgtttccccatctgtcataCAAGGGGTGGGACGGGTGGTACTCTAGGCCAACCTGGGTACGCATCCCGACTGCAGTGCTTTCTAGCTGTGTAAGCTGGGGTGGTCACCTAACagctcagagcctcagtttccccatcgtCAGGAAGATCTGATGAGACAATGTTGGTAGATGTCGAATGCTGGGCTGGCCCACTGTAAGTACACAGTTGGTAGAAGCTCAGTTTCTACTCCCCATGCAGGTATGGGGCGCTGGGGGCTCCCTGAAGGTCACCATTCTGCAGAGCAGTGACAGCCGGGCCTTTAGCACTGTACCCCTGACACCTGTGCCCCGCCCCAGTGACTCTGCCTCCTCCACCCCTGCA
It encodes the following:
- the CIZ1 gene encoding cip1-interacting zinc finger protein isoform X7 → MPPATYDTAGLTMPTATLGNLRGYGMASPGLAAPSLTTPSLTPPQLATPNLQQFFPQATRQSLLGPPPVGVPMNPSQFNLSGRNPQKQARTSSSTTPNRKDSSSQTMPVEDKSDPPEGSEEAAEPGMDTPEDQDLPPCPEDIGKEKCTVAPEPEPCEVSEPPAKRLRSSEEPTEKEPPGQLQAKAQPQARMTVPKQTQTPDLLPEPLEAQVLPRFQPRVLQIQAQVQSQTQPRIPPTDAQVQPKLQKQAQTQTSPEHLVLQQKQVQPQLQQEAELQKQMQPQVQPQAHSQAPRQVQLQQEAELQKRLQPQARSQPPRQVHLQLQKQAQTQTYPQVHTQAQPRVQPQEQPPVQVPVQPPEQTHEQPQTQPQVSVLAPEQTPVVVHVCGLEMPPDAVEAGGGMEKTLPEPVGTQVSMEEIQKESASGLDVGECENRAREMPGVWGAGGSLKVTILQSSDSRAFSTVPLTPVPRPSDSASSTPAATSTPSKQALQFFCYICKASCSSQQEFQDHMSEPQHQQRLGEIQHMSQACLLSLLPVPRDVLETEDEEPPPRRWCNTCQLYYVGDLIQHRRTQDHKIAKQSLRPFCTVCNRYFKTPRKFVEHVKSQGHKDKAKELKSLEKEIAGQDEDHFITVDAVGCFEGDEEEEDDEDEEEIEVEEELCKQMRSRDISREEWKGSETYSPNTAYGVDFLVPVMGYVCRICHKFYHSNSGAQLSHCKSLGHFENLQKYKAAKNPSPTTRPVSRRCAINARNALTALFTSSGRPPSQPNTQDKTPSKVTARPSQPPLPRRSTRLKT
- the CIZ1 gene encoding cip1-interacting zinc finger protein isoform X6 — translated: MFNQQQQQQLQQLQQQQLQQQQLQQQQLLQLQQLLQQSPPQAPLPMTVSRGLPAQQPQQPLLNLQGTNSASLLNGSMLQRALLLQQLQGNLRGYGMASPGLAAPSLTTPSLTPPQLATPNLQQFFPQATRQSLLGPPPVGVPMNPSQFNLSGRNPQKQARTSSSTTPNRKDSSSQTMPVEDKSDPPEGSEEAAEPGMDTPEDQDLPPCPEDIGKEKCTVAPEPEPCEVSEPPAKRLRSSEEPTEKEPPGQLQAKAQPQARMTVPKQTQTPDLLPEPLEAQVLPRFQPRVLQIQAQVQSQTQPRIPPTDAQVQPKLQKQAQTQTSPEHLVLQQKQVQPQLQQEAELQKQMQPQVHTQAQPRVQPQEQPPVQVPVQPPEQTHEQPQTQPQVSVLAPEQTPVVVHVCGLEMPPDAVEAGGGMEKTLPEPVGTQVSMEEIQKESASGLDVGECENRAREMPGVWGAGGSLKVTILQSSDSRAFSTVPLTPVPRPSDSASSTPAATSTPSKQALQFFCYICKASCSSQQEFQDHMSEPQHQQRLGEIQHMSQACLLSLLPVPRDVLETEDEEPPPRRWCNTCQLYYVGDLIQHRRTQDHKIAKQSLRPFCTVCNRYFKTPRKFVEHVKSQGHKDKAKELKSLEKEIAGQDEDHFITVDAVGCFEGDEEEEDDEDEEEIEVEEELCKQMRSRDISREEWKGSETYSPNTAYGVDFLVPVMGYVCRICHKFYHSNSGAQLSHCKSLGHFENLQKYKAAKNPSPTTRPVSRRCAINARNALTALFTSSGRPPSQPNTQDKTPSKVTARPSQPPLPRRSTRLKT
- the CIZ1 gene encoding cip1-interacting zinc finger protein isoform X5, encoding MTVSRGLPAQQPQQPLLNLQGTNSASLLNGSMLQRALLLQQLQGNLRGYGMASPGLAAPSLTTPSLTPPQLATPNLQQFFPQATRQSLLGPPPVGVPMNPSQFNLSGRNPQKQARTSSSTTPNRKTMPVEDKSDPPEGSEEAAEPGMDTPEDQDLPPCPEDIGKEKCTVAPEPEPCEVSEPPAKRLRSSEEPTEKEPPGQLQAKAQPQARMTVPKQTQTPDLLPEPLEAQVLPRFQPRVLQIQAQVQSQTQPRIPPTDAQVQPKLQKQAQTQTSPEHLVLQQKQVQPQLQQEAELQKQMQPQVQPQAHSQAPRQVQLQQEAELQKRLQPQARSQPPRQVHLQLQKQAQTQTYPQVHTQAQPRVQPQEQPPVQVPVQPPEQTHEQPQTQPQVSVLAPEQTPVVVHVCGLEMPPDAVEAGGGMEKTLPEPVGTQVSMEEIQKESASGLDVGECENRAREMPGVWGAGGSLKVTILQSSDSRAFSTVPLTPVPRPSDSASSTPAATSTPSKQALQFFCYICKASCSSQQEFQDHMSEPQHQQRLGEIQHMSQACLLSLLPVPRDVLETEDEEPPPRRWCNTCQLYYVGDLIQHRRTQDHKIAKQSLRPFCTVCNRYFKTPRKFVEHVKSQGHKDKAKELKSLEKEIAGQDEDHFITVDAVGCFEGDEEEEDDEDEEEIEVEEELCKQMRSRDISREEWKGSETYSPNTAYGVDFLVPVMGYVCRICHKFYHSNSGAQLSHCKSLGHFENLQKYKAAKNPSPTTRPVSRRCAINARNALTALFTSSGRPPSQPNTQDKTPSKVTARPSQPPLPRRSTRLKT